Sequence from the Candidatus Zixiibacteriota bacterium genome:
TTACCTGCCTGCCAATGTACATTTTGGGAATCTCAATTCCCTCGGGGAAAATCTCATTCAGCCGGAGAAGCTTTTCCTTGAAGTGGTAGACAACCCAATCCACATCCGGCAGCGGCGTAAAGTCGAGACCATATTTTCGAAACACCGGCATCCAACAGTTATTTCTGGCCCCCTTAATCGGGTTGGTTACCACGGTCTTATTTTCCAGCGGAAAGAGGTTCTTTCGGGAGAAACCATCTTCAATTAGAGTCTTGATCACTCCCTCAACCTGCCAGGGCTGAGAGGAACAGGCCGGAAAATATTTGGTCCAGGAGAGATTAAGTTTGATTAATGTCTCCCGTTTGGGATCGATAATCTGGCGGTAATCGACCAATTCCAGAAGAGTCCGATAATCATCGAGAACTTTGGTGGAATCGGTTTTTACCGCGGCGACCTTGCTTCTATACGTCATCGGTCAAATCCAATCGGTTTTCTTATCATGCTTTCAACATAATTCCTAGCCGGGCAGAAGTCAAACTCGCCGAGGAGCTTGTGCAGTTTGCGGAGCAGTGTGTGGATGGAACCATATTGCCGGTATTTCTGTAAAAAGGTCAGTCCCTTCATCCGCGGCAGTTTCGGGTCCAATTCCCAGGGGTGGACATAAACGAGGGCCGGGCGGCCGGCGCGGTTTAATCTGCGAATTATTCCCGCCGTGTACCATAGCGGGGAATGGCGAAGATATCCCCCGCCGCAGACGGGAAGATTCTTGCCCAGGATATTCAGGGTTGTCGCCGGAATTTCAAAGAGAGGGCGGCCGCTGTCCAGCTTCATACGAAAAGTATCCCGAGGTGACATCGGATCCCCATACAGGTCATGTTTGACGGGAAAGATCGAGGAATCATATAGAAATCCGAGGTCGGCCAGGATTTCGAAGGCCCATGGGGTGGAGGAGTTTATCGACCAGCTCGGCGCCCGATATCCGACCGGCGTAATACCGCAGGCTTTTCTTATGGCCGCAATCGCCATTTCGGTATCGGAGCGGAATTCCTCTTTCGATATTTTGCTCACCATGATATGACGATAGCTATGGCAGGCGATTTCATGCCCGTGAACGGCAATCCGCTGAATAAGGTGCGGGAAGCGGCCGGCAATCCATCCCAGTACAAAAAAGGTGGCGCGAACGTTATGGCTTTCAAATAGCTTCAAGAGCTTCTCGGTATTCTCAACCACATGGGATTCCAGATCATCCCACTGCCGGTAGTCGATATTCTCCTTGAGATTTTCGACCACAAACCAATCTTCCAGATCGACTGTCAATATATTGGTAACCATAGAAGACCTTGCACTACCCGGCGGGAAAGCGACTCCTTCCGGCAACTATTTACCGGAGGGTTTATAATGGTAGCCGTAATAGTTGCTGTTATAGTAATAAGGCAGAGTATGTTCAAGATTGTTGATCACGACACCCAAAATTTTGGCTTTCTGCGGAGCCAGCAGGCTGCAGGCGCGATTGACTACGCCGCGGGGAGTCGCCCCGGCTTTGACCACCAGAATGACACCATCAACCTCCTCCAGAACCAGAAGCGGGTCCGAAACCGGCACCAGCGGAGAGGAATCAATCAAAATCAAATCATAATAAAATTTCATTTCCTCAACTATCCGGTGAATGGCCGGGCCGTTAATCAGGTCGGACGGATTGGCCACGGCTTTGCCCGCCGTCATAATATCCAGCTTCTCGAAATCGGTCGTTTTGATATTGTTTCTGGCAGCAGTTCCATCGGCCAGGACTTCCGATAGGCCGTTTTCACGCGGCAGGGAGAAAAGGCGATGAATGGTCGGTCGCCGCAAGTCAAAATCAATCAACAGGGTTTTGCGGTTCTTATGGCGTACGGCAGTCATGGCCAGAAAGGAGGAAACAATCGATTTTCCCTCCGAGGTCATTGCCGATGTTACCAGAATCGCCCGCTTCTCACCCAGGCTTTTGACATTGTTGACATTATGAAGCAGCCGCCGAAACTCCGACGCTTCCGGCGCCTCCGGATCAAAATAATCTATTATTGAAAGGGTTTGGCCTTTACTCAAAGGAGCTCCTGTCATCCATGTTTTTCCGATATATCCACAATGGCGTCGGAAAGTTTCAAATAATAATCCTGGCACAGATCCAGAGAACGCTGGGCTTTCAAGAGTTTGGGATTTATTTCAAGAGTCTTTTTGAAGTAATCAGTACTCTTCTGCCAGTTAAACCGGGCCTGATG
This genomic interval carries:
- a CDS encoding DUF3473 domain-containing protein; amino-acid sequence: MVTNILTVDLEDWFVVENLKENIDYRQWDDLESHVVENTEKLLKLFESHNVRATFFVLGWIAGRFPHLIQRIAVHGHEIACHSYRHIMVSKISKEEFRSDTEMAIAAIRKACGITPVGYRAPSWSINSSTPWAFEILADLGFLYDSSIFPVKHDLYGDPMSPRDTFRMKLDSGRPLFEIPATTLNILGKNLPVCGGGYLRHSPLWYTAGIIRRLNRAGRPALVYVHPWELDPKLPRMKGLTFLQKYRQYGSIHTLLRKLHKLLGEFDFCPARNYVESMIRKPIGFDR
- a CDS encoding CpsD/CapB family tyrosine-protein kinase, with translation MSKGQTLSIIDYFDPEAPEASEFRRLLHNVNNVKSLGEKRAILVTSAMTSEGKSIVSSFLAMTAVRHKNRKTLLIDFDLRRPTIHRLFSLPRENGLSEVLADGTAARNNIKTTDFEKLDIMTAGKAVANPSDLINGPAIHRIVEEMKFYYDLILIDSSPLVPVSDPLLVLEEVDGVILVVKAGATPRGVVNRACSLLAPQKAKILGVVINNLEHTLPYYYNSNYYGYHYKPSGK